The following coding sequences lie in one Rhizobium sp. ZPR4 genomic window:
- a CDS encoding amino acid ABC transporter ATP-binding protein: MDAIIKAHGLQKYFGTFHVLKDIDFEIRKGEVVCIIGPSGSGKSTFLRCINQLEQIDGGYVTVEDEIAGYRREGNRLFHLPDREIARQRQSVGMVFQKFHLFPHRTVLQNIIEGPVGVQRRPKQECIAEARILLQRVGLADKAGAYPGELSGGQQQRIAIARALAMKPKAMLFDEPTSALDPELVGEVLGVMKELAASGTTMIVVTHEIGFCREVADRVVFMDAGMIVETGTPSDILENPRNPRVKNFISAVL, encoded by the coding sequence ATGGACGCGATCATCAAGGCACACGGCCTGCAGAAGTATTTCGGCACGTTTCACGTCCTGAAGGACATCGATTTCGAGATCCGGAAGGGCGAAGTGGTCTGCATCATCGGGCCTTCCGGCTCGGGCAAGAGCACCTTCCTGCGCTGCATCAACCAGCTGGAACAGATCGACGGCGGCTATGTCACGGTCGAGGATGAGATCGCCGGCTATCGCCGCGAGGGCAACAGGCTGTTTCACCTGCCGGATCGCGAGATCGCCCGCCAGCGTCAGTCCGTCGGCATGGTCTTCCAGAAATTCCATCTTTTCCCGCATCGCACCGTCCTGCAGAACATCATCGAAGGTCCGGTCGGTGTGCAGAGGCGGCCCAAGCAGGAATGCATCGCCGAGGCGCGCATTCTCCTGCAGCGTGTCGGCCTCGCCGACAAGGCGGGCGCCTATCCGGGCGAGCTGTCCGGCGGCCAGCAGCAGCGCATCGCCATTGCCCGCGCGCTCGCCATGAAACCGAAGGCGATGCTCTTCGACGAACCGACCTCGGCGCTTGATCCCGAGCTCGTCGGCGAGGTGCTCGGCGTCATGAAGGAACTTGCCGCGTCAGGCACGACGATGATCGTCGTTACGCATGAAATCGGCTTTTGCCGCGAGGTCGCCGACCGCGTCGTCTTCATGGATGCCGGCATGATCGTCGAGACCGGGACGCCGAGCGACATATTGGAAAACCCCAGGAATCCCAGAGTGAAGAACTTCATCTCTGCGGTGCTTTAA
- a CDS encoding amino acid ABC transporter permease: MTNSAPLDVNALVIVPQRKIGTKIMAAICIILLLLLARAFWKGDIAWEYVGQNLFTRAVLAGVGNTIIMTFCAMIVGIVLGVIAAIMRMSDNPVLRSISVGYVWLFRGTPALLQLLLWFNLALIFPTIGISGLWSIRTVDVMTPFVAALLGLGIQQGAYTAEVVRAGLLSIDKGQMEAAQSIGMTKLRATLKIVLPQAMRVIVPPIGNETIGMVKLTSLASVIQYSEVLKNVEDIYYVNSRVIELLIVAAIWYMVVVTVLSIAQIYIERHFSKGWGRRDASAQQAANQALVGEAS; this comes from the coding sequence TTGACCAACTCAGCGCCACTGGACGTGAATGCGCTTGTGATCGTGCCGCAGCGAAAGATCGGCACGAAGATCATGGCGGCAATCTGCATAATCCTGCTTCTTCTGTTGGCGAGAGCCTTCTGGAAGGGCGACATCGCCTGGGAATATGTCGGACAGAACCTGTTCACCAGGGCCGTCCTGGCAGGGGTTGGCAACACGATCATCATGACCTTCTGCGCCATGATCGTCGGCATCGTCCTCGGCGTCATCGCAGCGATCATGCGCATGTCCGACAATCCGGTTCTGCGCAGTATTTCCGTCGGCTATGTCTGGCTGTTTCGCGGCACGCCGGCGCTGCTGCAGCTTCTCTTGTGGTTCAATCTCGCCCTGATCTTTCCGACGATCGGCATTTCGGGATTGTGGTCGATCCGCACCGTCGATGTCATGACGCCCTTCGTGGCCGCCCTTCTCGGCCTTGGCATTCAGCAGGGCGCTTACACAGCCGAAGTCGTGCGGGCCGGCCTTCTGTCAATCGACAAGGGCCAGATGGAAGCGGCGCAATCGATCGGCATGACGAAGCTTAGGGCAACGTTGAAGATCGTGCTGCCGCAGGCCATGCGCGTTATCGTTCCTCCGATCGGCAACGAAACCATCGGCATGGTGAAGCTGACGTCGCTTGCCAGCGTCATCCAATATTCCGAGGTGCTGAAAAACGTCGAGGATATCTACTACGTCAATTCGCGCGTCATCGAACTGCTGATCGTTGCCGCGATCTGGTACATGGTCGTCGTCACCGTGCTCAGCATTGCGCAAATCTACATCGAGCGGCATTTCTCCAAGGGCTGGGGCCGGCGTGATGCGAGCGCCCAGCAGGCAGCCAACCAGGCTCTGGTCGGGGAGGCTTCCTGA